Proteins encoded together in one Lathyrus oleraceus cultivar Zhongwan6 chromosome 5, CAAS_Psat_ZW6_1.0, whole genome shotgun sequence window:
- the LOC127084616 gene encoding protein JINGUBANG-like produces MAYYHSEGLLYTGSHDRTVKTWRISDGKCLDSFLAHEDHVNSVLVNQDDGCVFTCSSDGSVKIWRRVYTENSHTLTMTLKFQPSPVNTLALSSSFNHCFLYSGTSDGMINFWEKERLCYRFNHGGFLQGHRFAVLCVVTVGNNMVFSGSEDTTIRVWRREEGSCYHECLAVLDGHRGPVRCLAACLEMEKVVVGFLVYSGSLDQTFKVWRIKVFCEDENIVGEKCEGRVKKVREYDMSPVLSPSWVEKKLQGSSPFQ; encoded by the coding sequence ATGGCTTATTACCATTCAGAAGGGTTATTATACACAGGCTCTCATGACAGAACAGTGAAAACATGGAGAATCTCTGATGGAAAATGCTTAGACTCATTTCTAGCACATGAAGATCATGTAAATTCTGTGTTGGTTAACCAAGACGATGGTTGTGTTTTCACATGTTCTTCTGATGGATCAGTGAAAATATGGAGAAGGGTATACACAGAAAACTCACACACATTAACAATGACACTAAAGTTTCAACCTTCACCGGTGAACACACTAGCATTGAGTTCATCATTCAACCATTGTTTTCTCTACTCCGGAACTTCAGATGGAATGATAAATTTCTGGGAGAAGGAAAGGCTGTGTTACAGGTTCAACCATGGAGGGTTTCTGCAGGGTCATCGATTCGCGGTACTTTGCGTTGTGACAGTAGGGAACAACATGGTGTTTAGTGGCTCAGAGGATACGACGATACGAGTTTGGAGAAGAGAAGAAGGGAGTTGTTATCATGAATGTTTGGCTGTTTTGGATGGACATAGAGGACCTGTGAGGTGTTTGGCTGCTTGTCTTGAGATGGAAAAGGTTGTTGTTGGGTTTTTGGTTTATAGTGGGAGTTTGGACCAGACATTTAAGGTTTGGAGGATTAAGGTTTTCTGTGAGGATGAGAATATTGTTGGTGAAAAGTGTGAAGGGAGAGTGAAGAAGGTTAGGGAGTATGATATGAGTCCTGTTTTGTCACCTTCTTGGGTTGAGAAGAAACTTCAGGGTAGTAGTCCTTTTCAGTAA
- the LOC127084614 gene encoding VAN3-binding protein, with translation MNFNTSVSKCSLHQLETLDENVPASSCLPPPETPTESMEFLARSWSLSATELSKALHNNDASTSSAMEMRLLRNSDQFNTKGFTASKDSLSNRRYPQISPNESSETKDLLLLHQTLSTEFISSQNLLRNGLYRSLMRGKTTGRWLKDQKERKKQEIRTHNAQLHAAVSVVGVAAAVAAVAASIASSEKPNAMASAAVASAASLVASHCIEIAEDMGAEQDQIVTAVDSAINAKTNGDIMTLTAGAATALRGAATLKARLERGIGATTIPPVEEKCGEAKEAYILTTLDFVFRGGVLLKRTRKGVLHWKQVSFNINSSFQVVAKMKSKHIAGRFTKKKKYIVTGVCSDIPAWPGREKEDNCEKRAYFGIKTADRSIEFECERKGDKLLWLEGIQYMLSCRAKVTY, from the exons A TGAACTTCAACACTTCTGTCTCTAAATGCTCACTTCATCAGCTGGAGACATTAGATGAGAATGTTCCTGCATCATCTTGCCTTCCGCCGCCCGAAACACCGACAGAATCTATGGAGTTTCTTGCTAGATCATGGAGTCTTTCTGCTACGGAACTATCCAAAGCACTGCACAACAACGATGCTTCGACATCCTCGGCTATGGAGATGCGACTCTTACGCAATTCTGATCAGTTTAATACCAAAGGTTTCACTGCCTCTAAGGATTCT TTATCTAACCGGCGTTATCCTCAGATTTCACCAAATGAAAGTAGCGAAACGAAG GATTTACTTTTACTTCATCAAACACTTTCTACGGAGTTCATTTCGAGTCAAAACTTGCTGAGAAACGGG CTCTATAGGAGCTTGATGAGAGGGAAGACAACAGGTAGGTGGTTGAAAGATCAGAAGGAGAGGAAAAAGCAAGAAATTAGGACTCATAATGCTCAGCTGCACGCTGCGGTATCGGTAGTTGGCGTTGCTGCCGCTGTTGCAGCGGTTGCTGCTTCAATAGCATCATCCGAAAAGCCTAATGCCATGGCTTCTGCTGCAGTTGCTTCTGCAGCTTCTTTAGTAGCCTCTCACTGCATTGAGATTGCAGAAGATATGGGAGCTGAACAGGACCAGATCGTAACTGCAGTCGACTCGGCTATTAACGCAAAAACTAACGGAGATATTATGACTCTTACAGCTGGAGCAGCCACAG CGTTGCGAGGGGCGGCTACTCTAAAGGCACGTCTCGAGAGGGGGATTGGAGCTACTACAATTCCTCCGGTTGAGGAGAAATGCGGCGAAGCCAAAGAAGCATACATCCTGACAACACTGGACTTTGTCTTTCGAGGAGGCGTACTTCTTAAACGTACAAGAAAAG GAGTTCTTCATTGGAAGCAAGTTTCTTTCAATATTAATTCAAGTTTTCAG GTAGTAGCAAAAATGAAAAGCAAGCATATTGCAGGAAGATTCACGAAAAAGAAGAAAT ATATAGTCACTGGAGTGTGCAGTGATATCCCAGCTTGGCCCGGAAGGGAGAAGGAAGACAATTGCGAAAAGAGAGCCTATTTTGGAATAAAAACAGCCGACAGATCAATAGAATTTGAATGTGAAAGAAAAGGAGACAAACTTTTGTGGCTAGAAGGAATCCAATACATGTTGAGTTGCCGCGCTAAAGTAACATACTAA
- the LOC127084615 gene encoding lactoylglutathione lyase GLX1 isoform X2: MISSLMLPSATTLRPCCSCSIIPSSSSSSSSRRLTLFHLLTTGAIVLPPQSQFFGAKLSQANAAQNLFDWVQNDDRRFLHVVYSVADLDKTIKFYTECLGMKLLRKRDIPEDKYSNAFLGYGPEDSNFTVELTYNYGVDNYDIGTGFGHFGVVAQDVAKTVDIVKAKGGKVTREPGRVKGGSTVSASVEDPSGYRFELLERRLTREPLCQVMLRVGDLDRVIAFYEKAVGMKLLRKIDNPEEKNTVAVLGYGPEANGPVLELTYNYGVTNYDKGNGYTQIAIGTNDVYKTAEAIKLYGGKIIREPGPLPGINTKIVVCLDPDGWKLVFVDNVDFLKELE, translated from the exons ATGATCTCTTCCTTAATGTTACCATCTGCTACAACATTAAGACCTTGTTGTAGCTGCAGCATCATTccctcatcatcatcatcttcatcttcacGAAGACTCACTCTCTTTCATCTTCTCACCACCGGTGCTATTG TTCTTCCACCACAATCACAATTCTTCGGTGCAAAACTATCACAAGCTAATGCTGCTCAAAACTTGTTTGATTGGGTCCAAAATGATGATAGAAGATTTCTACATGTTGTTTACAGTGTTGCAGATTTGGACAAGACTATAAA GTTCTACACTGAATGTCTTGGCATGAAGCTTTTGAGAAAACGCGATATACCGGAAGATAAGTATTCGAATGCTTTTCTTGGATATGGACCTGAAGATTCCAATTTTACAGTGGAACTTACTTATA ATTATGGTGTAGATAACTATGACATTGGAACTGGTTTTGGACATTTTGGTGTTGTAGCTCAAGAT GTTGCCAAGACAGTTGATATTGTAAAGGCGAAAGGGGGCAAGGTTACCAGGGAGCCGGGGCGTGTCAAAGGCGGCTCTACAGTTAGTGCTTCCGTTGAAGATCCTAGTGGTTATCGGTTTGAGCTTTTGGAGAGAAGACTTACTCGTGAACCGTTGTGCCAAGTGATGCTTCGAGTAGGCGATCTTGATCGTGTCATAGCCTTCTATGAAAAA GCTGTTGGAATGAAACTTCTCCGCAAGATAGACAACCCTGAGGAAAAG AACACAGTAGCCGTGTTAGGATACGGTCCTGAAGCTAATGGTCCAGTTCTAGAACTGACGTATAACTACGGCGTCACTAATTATGACAAAGGAAATGGTTATACACAG ATCGCAATAGGCACGAATGATGTCTATAAGACAGCAGAAGCAATCAAGTTATACGGAGGTAAGATTATCCGTGAACCTGGACCTTTACCAGGTATCAACACCAAGATTGTCGTTTGCTTAGACCCTGATGGTTGGAAATTG GTATTTGTTGATAATGTCGATTTTCTGAAGGAATTAGAGTGA
- the LOC127084615 gene encoding lactoylglutathione lyase GLX1 isoform X1, whose protein sequence is MISSLMLPSATTLRPCCSCSIIPSSSSSSSSRRLTLFHLLTTGAIVFWCCCCIWLFLSLLVLPPQSQFFGAKLSQANAAQNLFDWVQNDDRRFLHVVYSVADLDKTIKFYTECLGMKLLRKRDIPEDKYSNAFLGYGPEDSNFTVELTYNYGVDNYDIGTGFGHFGVVAQDVAKTVDIVKAKGGKVTREPGRVKGGSTVSASVEDPSGYRFELLERRLTREPLCQVMLRVGDLDRVIAFYEKAVGMKLLRKIDNPEEKNTVAVLGYGPEANGPVLELTYNYGVTNYDKGNGYTQIAIGTNDVYKTAEAIKLYGGKIIREPGPLPGINTKIVVCLDPDGWKLVFVDNVDFLKELE, encoded by the exons ATGATCTCTTCCTTAATGTTACCATCTGCTACAACATTAAGACCTTGTTGTAGCTGCAGCATCATTccctcatcatcatcatcttcatcttcacGAAGACTCACTCTCTTTCATCTTCTCACCACCGGTGCTATTG TTTTCTGGTGCTGCTGCTGCATTTGGTTATTCCTTTCCTTACTAGTTCTTCCACCACAATCACAATTCTTCGGTGCAAAACTATCACAAGCTAATGCTGCTCAAAACTTGTTTGATTGGGTCCAAAATGATGATAGAAGATTTCTACATGTTGTTTACAGTGTTGCAGATTTGGACAAGACTATAAA GTTCTACACTGAATGTCTTGGCATGAAGCTTTTGAGAAAACGCGATATACCGGAAGATAAGTATTCGAATGCTTTTCTTGGATATGGACCTGAAGATTCCAATTTTACAGTGGAACTTACTTATA ATTATGGTGTAGATAACTATGACATTGGAACTGGTTTTGGACATTTTGGTGTTGTAGCTCAAGAT GTTGCCAAGACAGTTGATATTGTAAAGGCGAAAGGGGGCAAGGTTACCAGGGAGCCGGGGCGTGTCAAAGGCGGCTCTACAGTTAGTGCTTCCGTTGAAGATCCTAGTGGTTATCGGTTTGAGCTTTTGGAGAGAAGACTTACTCGTGAACCGTTGTGCCAAGTGATGCTTCGAGTAGGCGATCTTGATCGTGTCATAGCCTTCTATGAAAAA GCTGTTGGAATGAAACTTCTCCGCAAGATAGACAACCCTGAGGAAAAG AACACAGTAGCCGTGTTAGGATACGGTCCTGAAGCTAATGGTCCAGTTCTAGAACTGACGTATAACTACGGCGTCACTAATTATGACAAAGGAAATGGTTATACACAG ATCGCAATAGGCACGAATGATGTCTATAAGACAGCAGAAGCAATCAAGTTATACGGAGGTAAGATTATCCGTGAACCTGGACCTTTACCAGGTATCAACACCAAGATTGTCGTTTGCTTAGACCCTGATGGTTGGAAATTG GTATTTGTTGATAATGTCGATTTTCTGAAGGAATTAGAGTGA